GTCCGTCTCCCCTTCCGCAAGCCGCGCGCCGCTTTCGGCCTGCCGCACCACGTAGCTGAACCGGAAACGGACGGGAGAGAGCCTCCGGAACCGCGTCTCCACCACGATCAGGTCATCGTAACGCGCCGGCCGGCGGTACCTCACCTGCGCGGCGACGAGTGGCAGCCGGACACCGAGCCGCTCCTCGATGTCCCGGTAGGCGAGGCCCCTCTCGCGAAGCCACTCGGTCCGCCCCACCTCGAACCACACGAAAAACGCCGTGTGGTGCGCGAACCCCATGCGGTCGACCTCGGGG
This Acidobacteriota bacterium DNA region includes the following protein-coding sequences:
- a CDS encoding acyl-CoA thioesterase, which encodes MGFAHHTAFFVWFEVGRTEWLRERGLAYRDIEERLGVRLPLVAAQVRYRRPARYDDLIVVETRFRRLSPVRFRFSYVVRQAESGARLAEGETDHAAVDRRGRPRRIPRELEEVLGPW